One Phycisphaera mikurensis NBRC 102666 DNA window includes the following coding sequences:
- a CDS encoding type II secretion system protein: MRSTPKNDALYTRTGAGFTLIELLVVISIIALLIGILLPALGAARRTARQMQNSTQLRGIHQGMFTYAQSNKTGGRDGYYPGLDAQGKTIVVADEIPEEQLAADGNVPGYAAASIANVLPAEMNTNITTGFITRAFAELASGDFIPAGSAGYFINPADTTKSEFVAGAAAPEGEFNAAKISYTPLDISKNTGGGTAVYPYSGEWKETINTQAMIMADRAVGEGDDLIAATPDGSSVWTDEGSGEWRGSIVRGDGSTSFEASPVFTDVGLKYGKRVFVDGDVDNIFASALTITAGEIEDESGIFYDEAGTAAENF; the protein is encoded by the coding sequence ATGCGTTCCACCCCCAAGAACGACGCTCTTTACACCCGCACCGGCGCGGGCTTCACGCTGATCGAGCTGCTCGTGGTCATCTCGATCATCGCGCTGCTGATCGGCATCCTCCTGCCGGCGCTGGGTGCGGCCCGCCGCACCGCCCGCCAGATGCAGAACAGCACGCAGCTGCGTGGCATCCACCAAGGCATGTTCACCTACGCCCAGAGCAACAAGACCGGCGGCCGCGACGGCTACTACCCCGGCCTCGACGCCCAGGGCAAGACGATCGTCGTCGCCGACGAGATCCCTGAGGAACAGCTCGCCGCCGACGGCAACGTGCCCGGTTACGCGGCCGCGTCCATCGCCAACGTTCTTCCCGCGGAGATGAACACCAACATCACCACCGGTTTCATCACGCGGGCCTTCGCCGAGCTCGCCTCCGGCGACTTCATCCCCGCCGGCTCCGCCGGGTACTTCATCAACCCCGCGGACACCACCAAGTCCGAATTCGTTGCGGGTGCTGCCGCTCCCGAGGGTGAGTTCAACGCCGCGAAGATCAGCTACACGCCGCTGGACATCTCCAAGAACACCGGAGGCGGAACAGCCGTCTACCCCTACAGCGGTGAGTGGAAGGAAACCATCAACACGCAGGCCATGATCATGGCCGACCGCGCCGTGGGTGAGGGTGATGACCTGATTGCCGCCACGCCCGATGGCTCCAGCGTCTGGACCGACGAGGGCTCCGGCGAGTGGCGTGGCTCGATCGTCCGCGGCGACGGCTCGACGAGCTTCGAGGCCTCCCCCGTCTTCACCGACGTCGGCCTCAAGTACGGCAAGCGCGTCTTCGTGGACGGCGACGTCGACAACATCTTCGCCAGTGCTCTGACCATCACCGCCGGCGAGATCGAGGACGAGTCCGGGATCTTCTACGACGAGGCCGGCACGGCCGCCGAGAACTTCTGA
- a CDS encoding Fic family protein: MSRPVWRPQHPWNGLPALQKSVAAFETVPVLRRCIRSRAALAELKQAAERFPNQAVLIGTIPLLEAQASSAIENIVTTQDQLFRLQRAEDVADPAAKEALRYRHALLEGFATLRDRPLTTATAEAVCGRIRGVETRVRPMAGTTLANPATGEVVYTPPEGEDRLRRMLAAWERYPNEPSELDPLIRMAAGHHQFEAIHPFHDGNGRTGRILNSLFLIQEELLTLPVLYLSRYIIAHKAEYYGLLLEVTRSAAWEPWILYMLRGVEETAIWTTAKIGGIRRLFDETVEHVRATVPRTYRHELIVLLFEQPYLRIQNLFEAGIAQRQAASRQLRQLVDAGVLREVEAGREKLFLNPRLMRLLTSDSNGWTPFPGPAGR, encoded by the coding sequence ATGTCGCGGCCGGTGTGGCGGCCCCAGCACCCGTGGAACGGGTTGCCCGCGCTCCAGAAGAGCGTCGCGGCTTTCGAAACCGTTCCGGTGCTCCGCCGGTGCATCCGCTCCCGGGCGGCGCTCGCGGAGCTGAAGCAGGCGGCGGAGCGGTTCCCGAACCAGGCGGTGCTCATCGGGACGATCCCGCTGCTGGAGGCCCAGGCGAGCTCCGCGATCGAGAACATCGTCACCACGCAGGATCAGCTCTTCCGGCTCCAACGGGCGGAGGACGTGGCCGATCCTGCGGCGAAGGAGGCCCTGCGCTACCGCCACGCGCTCCTGGAGGGCTTCGCCACGCTGCGGGATCGGCCGCTGACCACCGCCACGGCCGAAGCCGTCTGCGGCCGCATCCGCGGCGTCGAGACGCGCGTGCGGCCGATGGCCGGCACCACGCTCGCAAACCCCGCCACCGGCGAGGTCGTCTACACACCGCCCGAGGGGGAGGACCGTCTGCGCAGGATGCTCGCGGCGTGGGAGCGGTACCCCAACGAGCCTTCGGAGCTGGACCCGCTGATCCGCATGGCGGCGGGGCACCACCAGTTCGAAGCCATCCACCCCTTTCACGACGGCAACGGCCGCACCGGCCGGATCCTCAACAGCCTCTTCCTGATCCAGGAGGAGCTGCTGACGCTGCCCGTCCTGTACCTCAGCCGGTACATCATCGCCCACAAAGCGGAGTATTACGGGCTTCTGTTGGAGGTCACGCGCAGCGCCGCGTGGGAGCCTTGGATCCTCTACATGCTCCGCGGCGTGGAGGAGACCGCGATCTGGACGACCGCGAAGATCGGCGGGATCCGCCGCCTCTTCGACGAGACGGTGGAGCACGTGCGGGCCACCGTCCCCCGCACGTACCGGCACGAGCTGATCGTCCTGCTCTTCGAGCAGCCGTACCTCCGCATCCAGAACCTCTTCGAGGCCGGGATCGCGCAGCGGCAGGCGGCGTCCCGCCAGCTCCGCCAGCTGGTCGACGCCGGCGTGCTCCGGGAGGTGGAAGCCGGGCGCGAGAAGCTCTTTTTGAACCCGCGC